A genomic stretch from Marinobacter fonticola includes:
- the tsaD gene encoding tRNA (adenosine(37)-N6)-threonylcarbamoyltransferase complex transferase subunit TsaD, whose protein sequence is MLVLGIETSCDETGVALYDSERGLLAHALFSQIDMHADYGGVVPELASRDHVRKLLPLCDQVLSEAGRRRQDLDAIAYTAGPGLIGALMVGGSVAHALALALDIPVLGVHHMEGHLLAPMLEDRPPAFPFVALLVSGGHTQLVRVDGIGHYHLLGESVDDAAGEAFDKTAKMLGLDYPGGPRVAKLAEQGRAGRYSFPRPMTDRPGLDFSFSGLKTYTLNTVKDAQAAGTLDDQVRADIALAFETAVVETLAIKCRRALEASDCKRLVVAGGVSANRRLRHALETTVERLRAEVFYARPEFCTDNGAMIAYAGCQRLLAGQRDGDRIIAVPRWPMNALPPLEAHCVEGLKV, encoded by the coding sequence ATGCTGGTTCTTGGCATCGAAACGTCTTGCGACGAAACAGGCGTTGCGCTGTATGACAGTGAACGGGGGTTGCTGGCCCACGCCCTGTTCAGCCAAATCGATATGCATGCGGATTACGGCGGCGTCGTGCCTGAGCTGGCTTCTCGGGATCACGTGCGCAAGTTGCTGCCGCTGTGCGATCAGGTGTTGTCCGAAGCGGGGCGTCGGCGGCAGGATCTCGATGCCATCGCTTATACCGCCGGTCCGGGTTTGATTGGCGCGTTGATGGTTGGCGGTTCTGTCGCTCACGCGCTGGCGTTGGCGCTGGATATCCCGGTGCTAGGGGTTCACCACATGGAAGGGCATCTTTTGGCGCCGATGCTGGAGGATCGTCCACCGGCGTTTCCCTTCGTAGCGCTGCTGGTATCCGGCGGCCACACACAGCTGGTGCGGGTTGACGGCATTGGTCATTACCACTTGCTGGGCGAGTCGGTGGATGATGCGGCCGGGGAAGCCTTCGACAAGACGGCGAAGATGCTTGGGCTGGATTACCCCGGCGGGCCGCGTGTCGCCAAGCTGGCTGAGCAGGGCAGGGCAGGACGTTACAGTTTCCCGCGTCCGATGACTGATCGCCCCGGGCTGGATTTCAGCTTTAGCGGCCTCAAGACCTATACCCTTAATACCGTTAAGGATGCTCAGGCGGCTGGCACCTTGGACGATCAGGTCCGCGCGGACATTGCGCTCGCCTTCGAGACGGCCGTTGTGGAAACGTTGGCCATCAAATGTCGCCGAGCGCTTGAAGCGTCCGACTGCAAGCGCCTGGTGGTGGCCGGGGGCGTCAGCGCCAATCGCCGCCTGCGTCACGCGCTGGAAACGACCGTCGAGCGTCTGCGTGCGGAGGTGTTCTACGCTCGCCCCGAGTTTTGTACCGATAATGGTGCGATGATCGCTTACGCGGGTTGTCAGCGCTTGCTGGCAGGGCAGCGGGACGGCGATCGAATCATTGCGGTGCCGCGCTGGCCGATGAATGCGCTGCCGCCTCTGGAAGCGCACTGCGTTGAAGGGCTGAAGGTCTAG
- the plsY gene encoding glycerol-3-phosphate 1-O-acyltransferase PlsY, giving the protein MPDSALTILACVLAYLLGSVLFAPVVCHIWRLPDPRALGSGNPGATNVYRAGGWAPAATTLTLDALKGAIAVWLGLALELAPVALAFVALSAVTGHMLPVFARFHGGKGVATALGTGLALAPLTTLILAALWSLVMWRWHISSIASVTAAVAGPLLAMFLDPQALPLFGLLTLLILVRHRDNLIRLAQHREPRL; this is encoded by the coding sequence ATGCCCGATTCCGCCCTGACTATCCTGGCTTGTGTCCTGGCTTATCTGCTGGGGTCGGTGCTGTTTGCGCCCGTTGTCTGCCACATCTGGCGCCTACCCGACCCTCGGGCACTGGGTTCGGGCAATCCGGGTGCAACCAACGTCTACCGTGCCGGCGGCTGGGCTCCGGCTGCGACAACTTTGACATTGGATGCCCTAAAAGGTGCCATCGCGGTATGGCTCGGCCTGGCGCTCGAACTGGCCCCCGTGGCTCTGGCATTCGTCGCCCTATCCGCCGTCACCGGCCACATGCTGCCCGTTTTTGCCCGCTTCCATGGCGGCAAGGGCGTCGCGACAGCTCTGGGTACGGGGCTTGCGCTTGCACCTCTGACGACCCTTATCCTTGCGGCTCTGTGGTCTTTGGTTATGTGGCGCTGGCATATCTCATCTATTGCCTCGGTTACCGCTGCGGTGGCTGGCCCCCTCCTTGCCATGTTCCTCGACCCCCAGGCGCTGCCTTTATTCGGCCTACTCACGCTGTTGATCCTGGTACGGCATCGGGACAATCTGATTCGATTGGCACAGCATCGCGAACCGCGGCTATAG
- the folB gene encoding dihydroneopterin aldolase, with amino-acid sequence MTDTVFIEGLTVETVIGDYDWEREVQQRLEIDLEMKWNNRMPGLSDDVTDALDYAAVSEAVRRWFGGHQPRLLEKAAEAVAALIQNEFEVEWLRLTLRKPGAVPGARNVGVRIERGI; translated from the coding sequence GTGACAGATACCGTTTTCATCGAAGGACTGACTGTCGAAACCGTGATTGGTGATTATGACTGGGAGCGGGAAGTGCAGCAGCGCCTGGAAATCGATCTTGAGATGAAGTGGAACAATCGAATGCCCGGTCTCAGTGACGATGTCACCGATGCGCTGGACTACGCGGCGGTTAGCGAGGCCGTGCGACGATGGTTTGGCGGGCACCAGCCCCGGCTGTTGGAAAAGGCGGCCGAAGCCGTCGCAGCCCTGATCCAGAATGAATTTGAAGTTGAGTGGCTGCGCCTGACCCTGCGCAAGCCGGGCGCGGTACCCGGTGCTCGTAACGTCGGTGTTCGCATCGAACGAGGTATTTGA
- the folK gene encoding 2-amino-4-hydroxy-6-hydroxymethyldihydropteridine diphosphokinase, with product MSHAATVYISIGSNIERERHILAALNALAERYGRLDVSSVYESEAVGFDGENFYNLVVGVRTEESIATLSRFLKGLESDNGRRREVPKFSARTLDLDILTYDDRVGDIDGVELPRSEILTNAFVLQPLAEIAPDVEHPSRGESYKALWQAYDRSQKLWPVSFRWQGRVISPRPT from the coding sequence ATGTCCCATGCCGCCACGGTCTATATCAGTATCGGCAGCAATATCGAGCGGGAACGGCACATCTTGGCCGCGCTCAATGCATTGGCAGAACGCTACGGCCGGCTAGATGTGTCGTCGGTTTACGAGAGCGAAGCGGTCGGTTTCGATGGTGAGAATTTCTACAACCTCGTGGTCGGTGTCCGTACCGAGGAGTCCATTGCCACTTTATCGCGCTTTCTCAAGGGATTGGAATCGGACAACGGTCGGCGTCGGGAGGTGCCCAAGTTCAGCGCGCGAACGCTGGACCTGGATATCCTGACCTACGACGATCGAGTAGGCGATATCGACGGCGTTGAACTGCCACGTAGCGAAATCCTGACCAACGCCTTTGTGCTCCAGCCTCTAGCGGAAATCGCCCCTGACGTCGAGCACCCCTCGCGCGGGGAGAGTTACAAGGCGCTTTGGCAGGCTTACGACCGCAGCCAGAAGCTCTGGCCGGTTTCATTCCGCTGGCAGGGCAGAGTGATCTCCCCTCGCCCTACCTGA
- the pgi gene encoding glucose-6-phosphate isomerase yields MSQPGLTEKPEWKALIDHQANLSGTHMRDLFEQDPGRFEQFFATAAGISLDYSKNLLTRETIPHLMALARACKVPEQIQAMFRGENINNSEKRPALHVALRNLSDDPIAVDGTDIMPEVRSTLGRMEEFVWRIRSTQWRGFTNKPFTDVVSIGIGGSFLGPKLVSAALKPYWHGRLNCHYVANIDGSHITEVLRHINPETTLFLIQSKSFRTQETLENTKVAREWFLHNGGDEALISKHFVAVTANEKEAIDFGIAEENIFPMWDWVGGRYSLWSAIGLPTALTIGMENFRSLLSGANAMDQHFREAPLEQNVPVIMALLGIWYGNFWGADAHAILPYDHYLRGLPAHLQQLDMESNGKCVTRAGEPVNYDTGPIIWGGAGANGQHAYHQLLHQGTRMSPADFIIPLRTHNPVASHHAILFANCLSQTQALMRGKTLDEARAELREQGLDNDAIESLAPHKMIPGNKPTNTILFERSTPRTVGALVALYEHKTFVQGAIWDVDSFDQWGVELGKQLGQNILDRLIKTGNGSKTDSSTDGLIDLFRRKHRDDA; encoded by the coding sequence ATGAGTCAGCCAGGATTAACCGAAAAGCCGGAATGGAAAGCCCTCATCGACCACCAGGCCAATTTGAGCGGCACCCATATGCGGGACCTGTTTGAGCAGGATCCCGGGCGTTTCGAGCAGTTCTTCGCCACTGCCGCCGGCATTTCACTGGATTACTCCAAAAACCTACTGACCCGCGAGACGATCCCGCATCTGATGGCGCTGGCCCGCGCCTGCAAGGTGCCGGAACAGATTCAGGCCATGTTCCGCGGCGAGAACATCAATAACAGCGAAAAACGCCCGGCACTGCACGTCGCGCTACGCAACCTAAGCGATGACCCGATCGCTGTCGACGGCACCGATATTATGCCGGAGGTGCGCTCCACTCTGGGACGCATGGAGGAATTCGTCTGGCGCATTCGCAGTACGCAGTGGCGGGGGTTTACCAACAAACCCTTCACCGATGTGGTGAGTATCGGTATTGGCGGCTCTTTCCTTGGGCCCAAACTGGTCTCCGCCGCGCTCAAACCTTATTGGCACGGCCGCCTCAACTGCCATTACGTCGCCAACATCGATGGTAGCCATATCACCGAGGTGCTGCGCCATATCAACCCCGAAACCACGCTTTTCCTGATTCAGTCCAAGTCTTTCCGCACCCAGGAAACGCTTGAGAACACCAAGGTCGCGCGGGAGTGGTTTCTGCATAACGGCGGCGACGAGGCCCTGATTTCCAAACATTTCGTGGCGGTGACCGCCAACGAGAAAGAAGCCATAGACTTCGGCATCGCCGAGGAAAACATCTTCCCGATGTGGGATTGGGTCGGTGGCCGCTATTCGCTCTGGTCCGCTATCGGCTTGCCTACGGCCCTGACCATCGGCATGGAAAACTTCCGCTCGCTGCTCTCCGGCGCCAACGCCATGGATCAGCACTTCCGTGAAGCGCCGCTGGAACAAAACGTTCCCGTAATCATGGCTTTGCTCGGCATCTGGTACGGCAACTTCTGGGGCGCGGATGCCCACGCCATCCTGCCTTACGACCATTACCTGCGCGGCCTTCCGGCCCACTTGCAGCAGCTCGATATGGAAAGTAACGGCAAGTGCGTCACGCGCGCCGGCGAGCCGGTGAATTACGACACCGGTCCGATTATCTGGGGCGGTGCCGGCGCCAATGGCCAACACGCCTATCACCAGTTACTGCACCAAGGCACACGCATGTCGCCGGCGGATTTCATCATTCCGCTGCGCACCCATAACCCAGTGGCCAGTCACCACGCCATCCTGTTCGCCAACTGCCTGAGCCAGACGCAGGCGCTGATGCGTGGCAAAACGCTGGACGAGGCACGCGCCGAATTGCGTGAGCAGGGGCTGGATAACGATGCCATCGAGTCCTTGGCGCCACATAAGATGATCCCCGGCAACAAACCCACTAACACCATCCTGTTCGAACGCAGCACGCCACGTACTGTCGGCGCTCTGGTGGCGCTTTACGAGCATAAGACCTTTGTTCAGGGCGCAATCTGGGATGTGGATTCGTTCGACCAGTGGGGAGTGGAGCTGGGCAAACAGTTGGGACAGAATATTCTGGACCGGCTAATCAAAACCGGCAACGGCAGCAAAACAGACAGCTCCACCGATGGCCTGATTGACCTGTTCCGCCGCAAGCACCGGGACGATGCCTGA
- the panC gene encoding pantoate--beta-alanine ligase, protein MRTVHTIRELRALINSHRQNGHRIGLVPTMGNLHDGHISLVEKARQHADVVVTSIFVNPIQFGAGEDLDNYPRTMREDQEKLEQAGNHIVFAPSVEEIYPHGLVEQTQITVPVVSEGHCGASRPGHFNGVSTVVTMLFNMVQPDVAFFGQKDFQQLAVIRKMADDLFMPVEIVGAPTVRDEDGLARSSRNGYLTENERLIAPVLYKTLQQTAANIQDGQTNFAELEKEAAETLTKAGFRPDYVNIAHSLTLKPAKPGDDDITILAAAFLGKTRLIDNLSVYR, encoded by the coding sequence ATGAGAACCGTCCATACCATTCGCGAGCTACGCGCTCTGATCAACAGTCATCGCCAAAATGGGCACCGTATCGGCTTGGTACCTACCATGGGCAACCTGCACGACGGCCACATTTCTCTGGTGGAAAAAGCACGGCAGCATGCGGACGTGGTGGTCACCAGCATTTTCGTCAACCCGATACAGTTCGGCGCAGGCGAGGACCTCGATAACTATCCACGTACGATGCGGGAAGACCAGGAAAAACTGGAACAGGCTGGCAACCACATCGTGTTTGCCCCATCGGTGGAGGAAATCTACCCCCACGGCCTGGTAGAACAGACCCAGATTACGGTCCCCGTCGTCAGTGAGGGGCATTGCGGCGCCAGTCGCCCCGGGCACTTCAACGGCGTATCCACCGTTGTCACCATGCTATTCAATATGGTTCAACCGGATGTGGCGTTTTTTGGTCAGAAGGATTTCCAGCAATTGGCCGTCATACGCAAGATGGCGGACGATCTGTTCATGCCGGTGGAAATAGTTGGCGCGCCGACTGTGCGCGACGAGGACGGATTGGCCCGCAGCTCCCGTAATGGCTACCTGACCGAGAACGAGCGTTTGATCGCGCCTGTTCTGTACAAGACGCTGCAACAAACTGCCGCTAACATCCAGGACGGCCAGACCAATTTCGCGGAGCTGGAGAAGGAAGCCGCCGAAACACTCACAAAGGCGGGATTTCGACCGGACTACGTCAATATAGCCCATAGCCTAACCTTGAAACCCGCCAAACCCGGGGATGACGATATCACCATCCTGGCAGCGGCTTTCCTGGGCAAAACCCGTTTGATCGACAATCTATCCGTTTACCGATAA
- the panB gene encoding 3-methyl-2-oxobutanoate hydroxymethyltransferase, with protein MAVTINTLRERKQNKETFSVLTAYDATFSQLVSEAGVDVMLIGDSLGMVLQGHDSTLPVTMNDICYHVRAVAKGNKGALIMADMPFMSYGTTEAALKNAAKLMRAGAHMVKLEGTDWMEDTIKALSDRGVPVCAHLGLTPQFVNKFGGYKVQGRGDAQAEAMVKHARLLESAGADVILLECVPSELGKRIAEAVNAPVIGIGAGPDTDGQVLVLHDMLGVTPGRRPRFVKNFMEEADSVQGALAAYVAAVRERRFPSEEHTFKA; from the coding sequence ATGGCCGTTACCATTAATACCCTGCGTGAGCGCAAGCAGAACAAGGAAACCTTCTCTGTTCTGACCGCCTACGATGCAACGTTTTCTCAATTGGTGAGCGAGGCTGGCGTGGATGTCATGCTTATCGGCGACTCGCTAGGCATGGTCCTGCAGGGACACGACAGCACACTTCCCGTCACGATGAACGATATCTGCTATCACGTTCGCGCCGTGGCCAAAGGGAACAAAGGTGCGCTGATCATGGCGGACATGCCGTTCATGAGCTACGGCACCACCGAGGCTGCGCTCAAGAACGCAGCCAAATTGATGCGTGCCGGGGCGCATATGGTAAAGCTTGAAGGCACCGATTGGATGGAGGATACCATCAAGGCGCTGAGCGACCGCGGCGTTCCCGTTTGCGCGCATCTGGGCCTTACCCCACAGTTCGTCAACAAATTTGGCGGCTACAAGGTGCAGGGCCGCGGCGACGCCCAGGCCGAAGCGATGGTCAAACACGCGCGTTTGCTTGAGTCTGCCGGAGCCGACGTCATCCTGCTGGAGTGCGTTCCCTCCGAGCTGGGCAAGCGAATCGCCGAAGCCGTCAATGCGCCGGTGATCGGCATTGGCGCTGGCCCGGATACCGACGGCCAGGTTCTTGTTCTGCATGACATGCTGGGCGTCACTCCGGGCCGCCGCCCCCGTTTCGTCAAAAATTTCATGGAAGAGGCAGACTCAGTCCAAGGCGCACTGGCCGCTTATGTCGCTGCCGTCCGTGAACGCCGATTCCCCTCTGAAGAGCACACATTCAAGGCATGA
- the folK gene encoding 2-amino-4-hydroxy-6-hydroxymethyldihydropteridine diphosphokinase produces MAETDVYIGLGSNLADPLSQLGRAVSALATLPQTRLVAQSPFYASRPVGPQDQPDFINGAVHLRTALLPLALLDALQAIEQAHHRERLRRWGPRTLDLDLLLYDNQVIDEERLSVPHPELVNRDFVLQPLMDLVPHLQLPDGRAIAQLREQCPDNNLRRLHPEPGNLASPGHDD; encoded by the coding sequence ATGGCCGAGACGGACGTCTACATTGGATTAGGGAGCAATCTGGCCGATCCGCTAAGCCAATTAGGCCGTGCCGTAAGCGCACTGGCGACATTGCCGCAAACCCGGCTTGTGGCCCAATCCCCATTCTATGCCAGCCGTCCGGTAGGCCCCCAGGATCAACCGGACTTTATTAACGGCGCCGTTCATCTGCGCACAGCGCTTTTGCCACTGGCGTTACTGGACGCCCTCCAGGCCATCGAACAGGCTCACCACCGTGAACGATTGCGCCGCTGGGGACCACGCACGCTGGACTTGGATCTGTTGCTGTACGACAACCAGGTTATCGACGAAGAACGGCTGAGCGTCCCCCACCCCGAATTAGTCAATCGCGACTTTGTACTGCAGCCCCTAATGGATCTAGTACCCCACCTGCAACTCCCGGATGGCCGCGCCATCGCTCAGCTACGGGAGCAGTGTCCGGATAATAACTTACGTCGCCTTCACCCTGAGCCAGGCAACCTTGCCTCGCCGGGACACGACGATTAA
- the pcnB gene encoding polynucleotide adenylyltransferase PcnB, with protein MPGKGQKKQQPAYQRQVIARDQHTVSRSLISDNAKKVLSRLNNAGFEAYLVGGGVRDILLDGRPKDFDVATNATPEEVRDLFRNSRLIGRRFRIVHVLFGREVIEVTTFRGNTAESDEDSEDHRRASEHGLLLRDNIYGTMEEDALRRDFTVNALYYNLQDFSVIDFTNGVSDLHARRLALIGDAETRYREDPVRMLRAIRFAAKLDFDIAPETAAPIRDLAPLLTHVPAARLFDEVLKLFCAGFGARTYDLLREYRLLAPLFPASAAALDEGEPDGVIRHALKNTDDRIRQGKSVTPYYLFAALLWPALQAEWKRRQAAGEPVQPALHQSIAHVIGQQVQATAIPRRFSGPMKEIWELQMRLPRRNGKRAFITLEHPRFRAAYDFLLVREAAGEDTEDLGQWWTDFQRVDDKGREKMLTELGSPGPRNRRRKRRKKPQPKA; from the coding sequence ATGCCTGGGAAAGGCCAAAAAAAACAACAGCCCGCCTACCAACGCCAGGTCATTGCCCGCGACCAGCATACCGTCTCACGTTCGCTGATCAGCGATAACGCCAAGAAGGTACTCAGCCGCCTGAACAACGCCGGTTTCGAGGCCTATCTGGTGGGCGGCGGCGTGCGGGACATCCTCCTTGACGGCCGACCCAAAGACTTTGACGTGGCCACTAACGCCACACCGGAAGAAGTTCGCGACCTGTTCCGCAATTCCCGGCTTATCGGGCGTCGCTTCCGCATTGTCCATGTGCTATTCGGCCGTGAAGTCATTGAGGTGACCACCTTCCGCGGAAACACTGCCGAGTCCGATGAAGATTCCGAGGACCACCGCCGCGCCAGCGAGCACGGCTTACTGCTGCGGGACAACATCTACGGCACGATGGAAGAAGACGCTCTGCGCCGCGACTTCACCGTTAACGCTCTTTATTACAACCTGCAGGACTTCAGCGTCATCGACTTCACCAATGGCGTGAGCGACCTGCATGCGCGCCGGCTAGCGCTGATCGGCGATGCCGAGACCCGTTACCGGGAAGATCCGGTACGCATGCTGCGAGCTATCCGCTTTGCCGCCAAGCTCGACTTCGACATTGCTCCCGAGACCGCCGCCCCAATACGCGATCTCGCACCATTGCTGACTCACGTGCCTGCAGCGCGGCTATTCGACGAAGTGTTAAAGCTCTTCTGCGCCGGCTTCGGCGCGCGAACCTACGATCTATTGCGAGAGTACCGCCTGCTGGCTCCGCTTTTCCCCGCCAGCGCTGCGGCCCTGGATGAGGGAGAACCCGATGGCGTCATTCGGCACGCCCTGAAAAATACCGACGACCGTATCCGGCAAGGCAAGTCCGTCACCCCCTACTACCTTTTCGCGGCGCTGCTCTGGCCCGCCCTGCAGGCAGAATGGAAGCGTCGACAAGCGGCCGGTGAGCCCGTCCAGCCGGCGTTACATCAGTCCATTGCCCACGTGATTGGTCAGCAGGTTCAGGCCACGGCCATCCCACGCCGTTTCTCCGGACCGATGAAGGAAATCTGGGAGCTGCAGATGCGGCTCCCGCGGCGTAACGGCAAGCGCGCCTTCATTACCCTGGAACATCCGCGTTTTCGTGCGGCATACGACTTCCTGCTGGTTCGCGAGGCTGCTGGAGAGGACACCGAAGATCTCGGTCAATGGTGGACCGACTTCCAGCGGGTCGATGATAAAGGCCGGGAGAAAATGCTGACGGAATTGGGCAGCCCCGGCCCGCGCAACCGGCGCCGCAAGCGCCGCAAGAAACCGCAACCCAAGGCATAG
- a CDS encoding sigma-54-dependent transcriptional regulator, with the protein MRRILIVEDEEIIRSALRKLLTHADYDISDAGSVDEARSRFELGSFDLIISDLRLPGAAGTELIRLAPDTPVLIMTSYASLRSAVDSMKLGAVEYIAKPFDHDEMLATVEEILERIAPAAAGSPAAADSEEPEAIDGDPSRIMFGQCAAMQKVFTLIRKVAPTETTVLINGESGTGKELAARALHQLSPRGRQPLICVNCAAIPESLIESELFGHEKGAFTGAVSARTGLIEAADGGSLFLDEIGELPPEAQARLLRVLQESEIRKVGSTQSRTVDVRMIAATHRNLRAMTKTGEFREDLYYRLNVMQIRIPPLRERDGDILGLAQRFLQSRGQRMSKPDISLSPEALRVLERHRWPGNVRELENAIERATILCDDGMITPALLDLDPDSNDVHIPAGLLEEENPAPAPDPQSSNDLSLEDYFQHFVLENQDKMSETELAQKLGISRKSLWERRQRLGIPRKKSN; encoded by the coding sequence ATGCGTCGTATCCTGATCGTTGAAGACGAAGAGATTATCCGCTCGGCCCTGCGCAAACTGCTGACGCACGCGGACTACGATATTTCCGACGCCGGCTCGGTGGACGAGGCCCGCTCCCGCTTCGAGCTTGGCAGTTTCGATCTGATTATCTCCGACCTTCGCCTGCCCGGCGCGGCGGGCACCGAGTTGATTCGCCTGGCACCCGACACGCCCGTCCTGATCATGACCAGCTACGCCAGCCTGCGCTCGGCGGTGGATTCCATGAAATTGGGCGCGGTGGAGTATATTGCCAAGCCTTTTGACCACGACGAGATGCTGGCCACCGTCGAGGAAATTCTGGAACGCATCGCCCCGGCGGCGGCTGGTTCGCCTGCCGCTGCGGATAGCGAAGAACCGGAAGCCATCGACGGCGACCCATCCCGCATCATGTTTGGCCAGTGTGCCGCCATGCAAAAAGTGTTTACCCTCATCCGCAAGGTGGCGCCGACCGAAACCACCGTGCTCATCAATGGCGAGTCCGGCACCGGCAAAGAGCTGGCCGCACGCGCGTTACACCAGCTAAGCCCAAGAGGCCGCCAGCCCCTCATCTGCGTCAACTGTGCGGCAATCCCGGAAAGCCTGATCGAATCGGAACTGTTCGGCCACGAGAAAGGGGCGTTTACCGGCGCCGTATCAGCGCGCACCGGTCTTATCGAAGCCGCTGACGGCGGCAGCCTATTTCTGGATGAAATTGGCGAACTGCCCCCCGAGGCCCAGGCGAGACTGCTTCGCGTGCTGCAGGAGAGCGAAATTCGCAAGGTAGGTTCGACTCAGAGCCGTACCGTGGATGTGCGGATGATTGCGGCTACCCATCGCAACCTGCGCGCCATGACCAAAACCGGCGAGTTCCGTGAAGACCTCTACTACCGCCTCAACGTCATGCAGATTCGCATTCCGCCATTGCGCGAACGCGACGGCGATATCCTCGGCTTGGCCCAACGGTTTCTGCAGAGCCGGGGCCAGCGCATGAGCAAACCCGATATCAGCCTCAGCCCGGAGGCCTTGCGTGTCCTCGAGCGTCACCGCTGGCCGGGTAACGTGCGCGAGCTGGAAAATGCCATCGAGCGCGCCACAATCCTCTGCGATGACGGCATGATTACGCCTGCATTGCTGGATCTGGATCCGGATTCCAACGACGTCCACATTCCAGCAGGCCTGCTTGAGGAAGAAAACCCGGCACCCGCGCCAGATCCGCAATCGTCCAACGACCTCTCGCTGGAAGACTATTTCCAACACTTTGTGCTGGAGAACCAGGATAAGATGAGCGAGACGGAGCTGGCTCAGAAGCTCGGTATCAGCCGCAAGTCATTGTGGGAGCGCCGCCAGCGGCTGGGCATCCCTCGCAAGAAAAGCAACTGA